In the genome of Candidatus Margulisiibacteriota bacterium, the window ATGACCAGGGATAAGCTGGCAAGGTCAAGGGTCAGCGCTTCCTCCGCGCTGGCGGCGGTCTGGACCGTATGCCCTTGCCTGGAGAGGATCTGTTGAAGAAGCCGTCGATTCATTTCTTCGTCGTCGACGACCAGGATCCGTTTTGGCGGCAGGGTTGTTGGTGGCGGAGGACTTTCGATTCTGGCTGATTTTGGCGTTGTATTGTGAATCAGAAGAGCGTAAATACTTTTCATGACGCGACCAATTTCTCTTGCTGACGCCTCGACCCGCTGGCAGCTGTCCATGACACTTCTTAGCCTAACAAGATCTTGCTCGGAAAAGTTTGCTTCATTATCTTGTATGTCATCAATGATAAATCTTGGGTTGGAGGCTAAGGTTGATAGTACATTGTTAATATCATGAATTATTTTTCTGGCCGTTTTGTCTTTATTGGATCCATTCTCCTCCGTTATTGAAGTGTTTAAGAATAATCGATTCGGTTTGTGGCTGTATAATTGAGATAGTTTGTTGTGGAGCTGACGGATTTTGGCTGCCGCGACTTTGATTCCAGTCAGATCTTCGTTCATTCTTTGGGTGGATCTGCCGTTATTAGACGCGTCAATCAATTCTTTGCAAATACGTTCAATAATCCTCAGATGATGGCTAACCAGAGGAAGTTGGTGGCAAATCACTATTTTATAAGAGATGGGCCCCTTTAGCCCAAAAGTTTTGCCTCTATACTGATAAGACAATCCCAGAGAATAGCGTGAAATAGAACTCATAAGTATATATCAGCTAGATATTAATAAAATTTCACACAATAAAAGGAAAATCAACAGCTAACGAATTGGTTGATATCTAGGGAAAAATGAGGT includes:
- a CDS encoding response regulator encodes the protein MDSCQRVEASAREIGRVMKSIYALLIHNTTPKSARIESPPPPTTLPPKRILVVDDEEMNRRLLQQILSRQGHTVQTAASAEEALTLDLASLSLVITDIDMGAINGLSLAEKIRAGHGNAVNIIVMSGDLSPTRREIAAKHEVNICLEKPLTAKTLLAAISDIFSDK